The DNA segment GGGCATTTTCGTTTACGTACAAATTTTTTTTAGCTTTTACCAAAACTTTTTCAGACCTACATTTTTAGCTCTCTGATTATCAGAATAAAATATCATCGAATACCCGCAAACTTTTTTATTTCGTTCAGTTTATTCAGGGCTTCCATGGGGGTTAAATTGTTAATGTCGGTGTTGGCTATCTCATCCCGGATTTGCTTTAGCACAGGGTCGTCCAACTGAAAAAAGCTCATTTGGTATCCTTCGCGGTGCTGCCCCATTTCGTTCACCGGTTTCGACAGCCCTCCCTTTCGGTTGGCACCCTCTAATTCAGCCAATATTTGGTTGGCACGATTCACCACGCTCTTGGGCATACCGGCCATGCGTGCCACATGAATACCAAAGCTGTGTTCGCTACCACCACGCACGAGCTTGCGCAGAAATATCACCTTGTTATCCACTTCTTTTACCGAAACATTATAATTTTTACAACGATCGAAGGTACGCTCCATCTCGTTGAGTTCGTGATAGTGAGTGGCAAACAAGGTTTTGGCCTTGGCTCGTTTGTTTTCGTGTATGTATTCTACAATGCTCCAGGCTATGGATATACCATCATAAGTACTTGTACCACGACCAAGTTCATCGAATAAGATAAGACTACGCGCCGATATATTGTTCAATATACTGGAGGCCTCATTCATCTCCACCATAAAAGTAGATTCCCCCGCCGAGATATTATCCGAAGCCCCCACGCGGGTAAATATCTTGTCAACAGCGCCAATTCTGGCCGATTCTGCGGGCACAAAACTTCCGATTTGCGCCAACAACACAATTAAAGCCGTTTGACGCAACAAGGCGGACTTACCGGCCATGTTAGGTCCGGTAATGATGATGATCTGTTGTTTTTCGTTGTCGAGATAAACATCGTTAGGGATATACTCTTCGCCCACTGGCAATTGTTTTTCTATCACAGGATGACGCCCCGATTTAATATCTATCACCTGATTATCTTCAACAATGGGGCGTACATATTTATTTTGAGCCGCCACAGTGGCAAATGACAACAGGCAATCCAATTTTGCCAATAGATTTGCATTTAGTTGGATGGCGGGCAGATATTCACCCAAGCTCATCACCAGATCATTGAACAGTTGTGTTTCGAGTGTCAGAATTTTTTCTTCGGCACCCAATATTTTCGATTCATATTCCTTTAGTTCCTCTGTGATATACCTTTCGGCATTTACGAGTGTCTGCTTGCGTATCCAATCCTGTGGCACCTTATCTTTATGGGCATTCCTCACTTCGAGATAATACCCAAAAACGTTATTGAAACTTATTTTAAGAGAAGGGATGCCAGTTTGTTTTATCTCGCGTTGTACCATGCTGTCGAGATAATCCTTTCCTGAAAACGCAATCTTACGCAGCTCATCTAACTCGGAGCTCACCCCCTGCCCTATCACACTTCCTTTATTAA comes from the Saccharicrinis carchari genome and includes:
- the mutS gene encoding DNA mismatch repair protein MutS, which gives rise to MAKKEGNKKVETPLMKQYYAIKQKHPDAILLFRVGDFYETFSDDAVKAAEILGITLTRRANGAASYVELAGFPHHALDTYLPKLVRAGQRVAVCDQLEDPKLTKTIVKRGVTELVTPGVAMSDNVLEHRENNFLASVHMDKNGAGVAFLDISTGEFMAAEGRFEYIDKLLNGFKPKEVLFEKSKRSQFIEHFGDKFYSYGLEDWVFTDESARNRLLKHFETKSLKGYGVHNLKYGIVAAGAVMHYLDLTQHHKVQHINGLSRIEEDKYVWLDKFTIRNLELFGTVNEGGNSLVSVIDKTVSPMGSRMLKRWVALPLKEVKLIEDRLEAVECFFKQPDLKEDLEDYLRPVGDLERLVSKVAVGRVSPREVVQIKMALRAVEPIKKGCEESGNSTLKGIGEQLNPCSSIRQRIENEIATDPPAQINKGSVIGQGVSSELDELRKIAFSGKDYLDSMVQREIKQTGIPSLKISFNNVFGYYLEVRNAHKDKVPQDWIRKQTLVNAERYITEELKEYESKILGAEEKILTLETQLFNDLVMSLGEYLPAIQLNANLLAKLDCLLSFATVAAQNKYVRPIVEDNQVIDIKSGRHPVIEKQLPVGEEYIPNDVYLDNEKQQIIIITGPNMAGKSALLRQTALIVLLAQIGSFVPAESARIGAVDKIFTRVGASDNISAGESTFMVEMNEASSILNNISARSLILFDELGRGTSTYDGISIAWSIVEYIHENKRAKAKTLFATHYHELNEMERTFDRCKNYNVSVKEVDNKVIFLRKLVRGGSEHSFGIHVARMAGMPKSVVNRANQILAELEGANRKGGLSKPVNEMGQHREGYQMSFFQLDDPVLKQIRDEIANTDINNLTPMEALNKLNEIKKFAGIR